The Diadema setosum chromosome 12, eeDiaSeto1, whole genome shotgun sequence genome has a segment encoding these proteins:
- the LOC140235712 gene encoding craniofacial development protein 2-like — MVEPDDKGSERLLILRLQTSDGPVTLVSAYTPTLPSTPEAKDEFYTNLSDILRNIPDNEHLVHLGDFNARVGADHDSWPSYLGYFDVGRINENGQRLLELCSFHGLCVTNPYFQTKLQHRVSWRHPRSKHWHQLDLVIVRRTNLKTVLLSRSYHSADCDNDHSLVCSKLRLHPKKFHRTKTAGNPRIDTTKMQCPDKVEEFAKSLVDALSADKQRNSASEKLDHLWETIQKTALHTFGMKTSKNCDWFEARSNVMMSIIDAKRAALVEYKRSPNEKSLQALRAARGKVQQTAKMC, encoded by the coding sequence ATGGTTGAGCCAGATGACAAGGGTAGTGAACGACTTCTGATTCTCCGACTCCAAACCTCTGATGGGCCAGTCACCCTTGTCAGTGCCTATACACCAACTCTGCCCTCCACGCCAGAGGCCAAGGACGAGTTCTATACTAACCTCAGCGATATCCTCAGGAACATTCCAGACAATGAACACCTTGTCCATCTTGGTGACTTTAACGCCAGAGTGGGTGCTGACCACGACTCTTGGCCATCCTACCTAGGGTATTTCGATGTGGGCAGGATTAACGAGAACGGGCAGCGCCTGCTAGAACTGTGCTCCTTCCACGGCCTCTGCGTAACCAACCCCTACTTTCAGACTAAGCTACAGCACAGAGTGTCATGGAGACACCCACGCTCCAAGCACTGGCACCAGCTGGATCTGGTCATTGTCAGACGAACAAACCTCAAGACTGTGCTTCTCAGTCGCTCATACCACAGTGCAGACTGCGACAACGACCACTCACTGGTGTGCAGCAAGCTCAGACTTCACCCGAAGAAGTTCCACAGAACAAAGACAGCGGGGAATCCGCGCATCGACACCACAAAGATGCAGTGTCCGGATAAAGTTGAGGAGTTTGCCAAGTCACTTGTGGATGCTTTGTCTGCAGACAAACAGCGAAACTCGGCTTCTGAGAAATTGGACCACCTTTGGGAGACCATTCAGAAAACAGCTCTTCATACATTCGGAATGAAGACCTCCAAGAACTGCGACTGGTTTGAAGCCAGGTCAAATGTGATGATGTCCATCATCGATGCAAAGCGTGCTGCCCTCGTTGAATACAAGCGCTCACCAAACGAGAAATCTCTTCAAGCACTTAGAGCTGCTAGGGGCAAAGTGCAGCAGACAGCAAAAATGTGCTAA